The following coding sequences are from one Canis lupus baileyi chromosome 19, mCanLup2.hap1, whole genome shotgun sequence window:
- the SNAPC2 gene encoding snRNA-activating protein complex subunit 2, producing the protein MKPPQRRRTAPARYLGEVTGPAAWSAREKRQLLRLLQARQGQPEPDAAELARELPGRSETEVRDFLRQLKGRAVREALQRLHPGPRRRETQTPAPIEVWMDLAEKITGPLEEALTVAFSQVLTIAATEPMSLLHSKPPKPTQARGKLLLLDASGGQKEASPETPGPAPKPDGPAPEASSEFLADPSSAEGDFSVDFEKIYKYLSSVSRRCHGPELSAAEAAVVLDLLMALPEELQRLPCDALVKHMSDMYVHLTAPQPDPASEGLGPAAEDAGTSSSRQEAAGQAPPQASESTGPAEPRSPWQAAGVCPLNPFLVPLEFLGQAATPAR; encoded by the exons ATGAAGCCTCCGCAGCGGCGGCGAACGGCCCCGGCGCGCTACCTGGGCGAGGTGACAGGCCCCGCGGCCTGGAGCGCCCGCGAGAAGCGGCAGCTGCTACGACTACTGCAGGCGCGGCAGGGCCAGCCGGAGCCGGACGCCGCTGAGCTGGCCCGAGAGCTTCCGGGCCGCAGCGAGACCGAG gTCCGGGACTTCCTGCGGCAGCTTAAGGGCCGCGCGGTCCGGGAGGCCCTCCAGAGGCTGCATCCTGGTCCGAGGCGCCGAGAAACACAGACCCCGGCCCCCATCGAG GTATGGATGGATCTGGCTGAGAAGATAACAGGCCCGCTGGAGGAAGCCCTGACTGTGGCCTTCTCACAG GTACTCACCATCGCAGCCACAGAGCCCATGAGCCTTCTGCACTCCAAGCCTCCCAAGCCCACACAGGCTCGTGGAAAGCTACTGTTGCTCGATGCCTCTGGAGGGCAGAAGGAAGCGAGCCCTGAaactcccggccccgcccctaaGCCCGATGGCCCGGCCCCCGAGGCATCTTCTGAATTCCTGGCTGACCCTTCCTCGGCTGAGGGAGACTTCTCCGTGGACTTTGAGAAGATCTACAAGTACCTGTCATCCGTCTCCCGCAGGTGTCATGGCCCTGAACTCTCTGCCGCTG AGGCTGCTGTGGTCCTAGACCTGCTCATGGCACTTCCCGAGGAGCTGCAGCGCCTGCCCTGCGATGCCCTGGTTAAACACATGTCGGACATGTACGTCCACCTGACAGCTCCCCAGCCTGACCCAGCCAGTGAGGGCCTGGGGCCGGCAGCTGAGGATGCTGGGACAAGCTCCAGCCGGCAGGAGGCCGCAGgccaggcccctccccaggcctctgaGAGCACTGGGCCTGCTGAACCAAGGTCTCCTTGGCAAGCAGCAGGGGTCTGTCCCCTGAACCCATTCTTGGTGCCCCTGGAATTTCTGGGCCAGGCAGCCACCCCTGCAAGGTGA
- the CTXN1 gene encoding cortexin-1 encodes MSAAWTLSPEPLPPSTGPPVGAGLDAEQRTVFAFVLCLLVVLVLLMVRCVRILLDPYSRMPASSWTDHKEALERGQFDYALV; translated from the coding sequence ATGAGCGCGGCGTGGACGCTGTCCCCGGAGCCGCTGCCGCCGTCGACGGGGCCGCCGGTGGGCGCGGGCCTGGACGCGGAGCAGCGCACGGTGTTCGCCTTCGTGCTGTGCCTGCtcgtggtgctggtgctgctgatgGTGCGCTGCGTGCGCATCCTGCTCGACCCCTACAGCCGCATGCCCGCCTCGTCCTGGACCGACCACAAGGAGGCGCTCGAGCGCGGGCAGTTCGACTACGCGCTGGTCTGA